The following coding sequences are from one Reyranella humidisoli window:
- a CDS encoding NAD-dependent epimerase/dehydratase family protein, which translates to MSKLVAVTGATGFVGPHLVTALARRGWRLRILVRRWTPLPSLAGVDADLILGDLSSESALRQLVEGADAVVHAAGLIKARREADFLPVNRDSAALLSALAPDAHMVLLSSLAAREPQLSAYGASKRAGEAVVATRSGPWAIVRAPAVYGPGDRETLAYFRAVKSGFAPQPRLPSARLSLIHVADLAEALALTVERPPPGSTYEVDDGRAYTYADMAAAAGEALGRRPWRISVPRGVMACVAGWNELRQTLGAGTQILTRGKVNEIFHPDWSVHDRGLAAAIGLQPRYDLTFGFRDTILWYRAKHWL; encoded by the coding sequence ATGAGCAAGCTGGTCGCCGTCACCGGGGCCACCGGCTTCGTCGGACCTCACCTGGTCACCGCCCTCGCGCGTCGTGGCTGGCGGCTGCGGATCCTGGTCCGCCGCTGGACCCCGCTGCCGTCGCTGGCCGGCGTCGACGCCGACCTCATTCTGGGCGACCTCTCCTCCGAGTCGGCGCTCCGTCAGCTCGTTGAGGGGGCGGACGCGGTGGTTCATGCCGCCGGATTGATCAAGGCCAGACGCGAGGCAGATTTTCTGCCGGTGAACCGCGACAGTGCCGCGCTGCTGTCGGCGCTCGCGCCCGACGCTCATATGGTCCTTCTCTCCTCCCTGGCTGCGCGTGAGCCACAGCTTTCTGCCTACGGCGCCAGCAAGCGCGCGGGGGAGGCAGTCGTTGCCACCCGCAGCGGGCCCTGGGCCATCGTCCGGGCCCCAGCGGTCTATGGGCCGGGCGACCGGGAGACCCTCGCTTATTTCCGAGCGGTGAAGTCGGGTTTTGCGCCGCAGCCTCGGCTGCCGTCCGCCCGCCTGTCGCTGATCCATGTCGCCGACCTTGCCGAGGCGCTGGCCCTGACCGTGGAGCGGCCACCTCCCGGCAGCACCTACGAGGTCGACGATGGCCGGGCCTACACCTACGCTGACATGGCAGCGGCGGCCGGCGAAGCGCTGGGCCGCCGGCCGTGGCGGATTTCTGTCCCGCGGGGCGTCATGGCCTGTGTCGCGGGCTGGAACGAATTGCGGCAGACCCTGGGGGCCGGGACCCAGATTCTGACCCGGGGGAAGGTGAACGAGATCTTCCACCCGGACTGGTCGGTCCACGACCGGGGACTGGCTGCAGCGATCGGCCTCCAGCCTCGTTATGACCTGACGTTCGGCTTCCGTGACACGATCTTGTGGTATCGCGCGAAGCACTGGCTATAG
- a CDS encoding acyl carrier protein — MTDTLERARISGQSRGEVIREICRHLAPFQTGERPITGDTVIAKDLTIDSLAIMDMVMELEDHFDISIPMNVVAEIHTVDQLADTIQKLCARR; from the coding sequence ATGACCGACACTCTCGAACGCGCCCGCATCAGCGGCCAGTCGCGGGGTGAGGTCATTCGCGAAATCTGCCGTCACCTCGCGCCGTTCCAGACCGGCGAGCGCCCGATCACGGGCGACACGGTGATCGCCAAGGACCTGACCATCGACTCGCTCGCCATCATGGACATGGTGATGGAGCTCGAGGACCATTTCGACATCTCGATTCCCATGAACGTCGTGGCCGAGATCCATACCGTCGACCAGCTCGCGGACACGATCCAGAAGCTCTGCGCCCGGCGTTAG
- the spt gene encoding serine palmitoyltransferase: MGLFDRFEGLLEAYRDVRTTGYDPFQIRMERVLSPTEAIINGRKTLLVGTNNYFGLTFDPSCMEAAIEAIRAEGTGTTGSRIANGSYTEHVALEQEIAEFYGKKHCMVFTTGYQANLGLISTLAGEGDQLLIDADSHASIYDACKMTQAEVVRFKHNDPSSLEARLRRLGDRPGNRVVVLEGIYSMLGDSAPLREFIDVCKKYKAYVIVDEAHSLGALGDNGRGLCESTGVIDDCHFIVGTFSKTLGAIGGYCVSDEPDFDILRVTVRSYMFTASLPPSIVASVRQALKVVKAKPELRTQLWSNVATLYEGLAAKGFKLGPQHGPVVGVHLPDRMIAIGFWRAMLDAGIYVNVAVPPATPNGVSLLRCSVCAVHTKEQLDHMVEVMTGIARQFGVLEDRTLRVVGGAH; this comes from the coding sequence ATGGGTCTGTTCGATCGCTTTGAGGGCCTCCTCGAGGCCTATCGCGACGTTCGGACGACAGGATACGATCCCTTCCAGATCCGCATGGAGCGGGTCCTGTCGCCGACCGAAGCGATCATCAACGGCCGCAAGACGTTGCTGGTCGGCACCAACAACTATTTCGGCCTGACCTTCGACCCGAGCTGCATGGAAGCCGCCATCGAGGCGATCCGTGCCGAAGGCACGGGCACGACCGGGTCGCGCATCGCCAACGGCAGCTACACCGAGCACGTGGCACTTGAGCAGGAGATCGCCGAGTTCTACGGCAAGAAGCACTGCATGGTCTTCACGACCGGCTACCAGGCCAATCTCGGCTTGATTTCGACCCTCGCGGGCGAGGGCGACCAGCTCCTGATCGACGCCGACAGCCATGCCTCGATCTACGACGCCTGCAAGATGACCCAGGCCGAGGTCGTGCGTTTCAAGCACAACGACCCGTCGAGCCTCGAGGCGCGCCTGCGCCGGCTGGGCGACCGTCCGGGCAACCGCGTGGTCGTGCTGGAAGGCATCTATTCGATGCTGGGCGACAGCGCGCCGCTGCGCGAGTTCATCGACGTCTGCAAGAAGTACAAGGCCTACGTGATCGTCGACGAGGCCCATTCGCTGGGCGCGCTGGGCGACAATGGCCGCGGCCTCTGCGAATCGACCGGCGTGATCGACGACTGCCATTTCATCGTCGGCACCTTCTCCAAGACCCTGGGCGCCATCGGCGGCTACTGCGTCTCGGACGAGCCGGACTTCGACATCCTGCGCGTCACGGTGCGCTCCTACATGTTCACGGCGTCGTTGCCGCCGTCGATCGTGGCCTCGGTGCGCCAGGCGCTGAAGGTGGTGAAGGCCAAGCCCGAGCTGCGCACGCAGCTCTGGTCCAATGTCGCCACGCTCTATGAAGGCCTCGCCGCGAAGGGCTTCAAGCTCGGTCCCCAGCATGGGCCGGTGGTCGGAGTGCACCTGCCCGACCGCATGATCGCCATCGGCTTCTGGCGCGCCATGCTCGATGCCGGCATCTATGTGAACGTCGCCGTGCCGCCCGCGACGCCCAACGGCGTCTCGCTGCTGCGCTGCTCGGTCTGCGCGGTCCACACGAAGGAACAGCTCGATCACATGGTCGAGGTGATGACCGGCATCGCCCGCCAGTTCGGTGTCCTCGAAGACCGCACGCTCCGCGTGGTTGGCGGCGCCCACTAG
- a CDS encoding type III PLP-dependent enzyme, producing MTERIFRYLREQQPETPCLVIDLDVVEGNFRRMRELLPTAHIFYAVKANPAAQVLARLATAGSKFDTASRGEIEMIQATGVSMDRVSFGNTIKKEKDIAWAYQQGVRLFAFDSEAELQKLARVAPGARVFCRVLVDCGGAEWPLSKKFGCAPEMAKDLLRKAKDWGLDAYGISFHVGSQQTDLDQWDKALAQVSQMFFALAEEGVDLRMVNLGGGFPARYRAEVSGIDAYCEAVTRALVRHFGNRMPEVIIEPGRSMVGDAGVIQSEVVLVSRKAAGDRKRWVYLDIGKFSGLAETMDESIKYRLRTSGEGTRMGPVVLAGPTCDSADILYEKTEYKMPLSLKPGDKVEILSTGAYTTTYSSVAFNGFAPLRAVCI from the coding sequence ATGACCGAGCGTATTTTCCGTTACCTCCGCGAGCAGCAGCCCGAGACGCCGTGCCTGGTGATCGACCTCGACGTGGTCGAAGGCAACTTCCGGCGCATGCGCGAGCTGCTGCCGACGGCGCACATCTTCTATGCCGTGAAGGCGAACCCGGCCGCACAGGTGCTGGCTCGCCTGGCCACGGCCGGCTCCAAGTTCGACACGGCGAGCCGCGGCGAGATCGAGATGATCCAGGCGACCGGCGTCTCGATGGACCGCGTCTCCTTCGGCAACACGATCAAGAAGGAAAAGGACATCGCCTGGGCCTACCAGCAGGGCGTGCGCCTGTTCGCCTTCGACAGCGAGGCGGAGCTGCAGAAGCTCGCCCGCGTGGCGCCGGGCGCCCGCGTATTCTGCCGCGTGCTGGTCGATTGCGGCGGCGCCGAGTGGCCGCTCAGCAAGAAGTTCGGCTGCGCGCCGGAGATGGCCAAGGACCTGCTGCGCAAGGCCAAGGACTGGGGCCTCGATGCCTACGGCATCTCCTTCCATGTCGGCAGCCAGCAGACCGACCTCGACCAGTGGGACAAGGCGCTGGCCCAGGTCTCGCAGATGTTCTTCGCGCTCGCCGAAGAGGGCGTGGACCTGCGCATGGTCAACCTGGGCGGCGGCTTCCCCGCACGTTACCGGGCGGAAGTGAGCGGCATCGACGCCTATTGCGAGGCGGTGACCCGCGCGCTGGTGCGCCACTTCGGCAACCGCATGCCCGAGGTCATCATCGAGCCGGGTCGCTCCATGGTGGGCGACGCCGGCGTGATCCAGAGCGAGGTCGTGCTGGTCTCGCGCAAGGCGGCGGGCGACCGCAAGCGTTGGGTCTACCTCGACATCGGCAAGTTCTCCGGCCTGGCCGAGACGATGGACGAGAGCATCAAGTACCGGCTGCGCACGTCGGGCGAGGGCACGCGCATGGGTCCCGTGGTGCTCGCGGGTCCGACCTGCGACTCTGCCGACATCCTCTATGAGAAGACGGAGTACAAAATGCCTCTGTCCCTCAAGCCGGGCGACAAGGTCGAGATCCTCTCGACCGGCGCCTACACGACGACCTACTCCTCGGTCGCGTTCAACGGCTTCGCGCCGCTCAGGGCGGTCTGCATCTGA
- a CDS encoding dATP pyrophosphohydrolase, whose amino-acid sequence MASFDVIVSPVDSKADLKAFIALPRRLYAGHKGYVAPLDLERMEAFTPGKNPLFEHVEVRFFLARRAGKVVGRISAQIDRAHLERYNDSTGNFGCLAAEDDPAIFTALFAAAEAWLRDKGMMRATGPFSLSVNEEVGLLVHGFDSRPVLMVPYDPPYAGPRVEACGYAKAKDVFSYDYDVQNAPETIGAKLLARGGLEGRVKVRTANMKMFDAEVRTLVGIFNDAWSDNWGFVPFTQAEIDHASKAFGPVIVPELAVFVDVDDESVAFIVALTNLYEAIKEFDGKLGPVKLAKLLWRLKIAGVGSTRVPLMGVKKKFRNHPLLGAGLAMIAIDHLRQNGKRLGKTSAELGWILEDNKATNNIIRSVGGVHYKTHRIYEKVLAG is encoded by the coding sequence ATGGCTTCGTTCGACGTCATCGTCAGTCCGGTCGACTCGAAGGCCGACCTGAAGGCCTTCATCGCGCTGCCCAGGCGCCTCTATGCCGGCCACAAGGGCTACGTCGCGCCGCTCGACCTCGAGCGCATGGAAGCCTTCACGCCGGGCAAGAACCCGCTGTTCGAGCATGTCGAGGTGCGCTTCTTCCTGGCGCGGCGCGCCGGCAAGGTGGTGGGCCGCATCTCCGCGCAGATCGATCGCGCCCATCTCGAGCGTTACAACGACAGCACCGGAAATTTCGGCTGCCTCGCCGCGGAGGACGATCCCGCGATCTTCACTGCGCTGTTCGCGGCGGCCGAAGCTTGGTTGCGCGACAAGGGCATGATGCGGGCGACCGGCCCGTTCAGCCTCTCGGTCAACGAAGAGGTCGGCCTGCTGGTCCATGGCTTCGACAGTCGACCCGTCCTGATGGTGCCTTACGATCCGCCCTATGCCGGACCGAGGGTCGAGGCTTGCGGCTATGCGAAGGCCAAGGACGTCTTCTCCTACGACTACGACGTCCAGAACGCGCCGGAGACGATCGGCGCCAAGCTGCTGGCGCGCGGCGGCCTCGAGGGCCGGGTCAAGGTGCGCACGGCCAACATGAAGATGTTCGATGCCGAGGTGCGCACGCTCGTCGGGATCTTCAACGACGCCTGGAGCGACAACTGGGGCTTCGTGCCCTTCACCCAGGCCGAGATCGATCATGCCTCCAAGGCGTTTGGTCCGGTGATCGTGCCCGAGCTCGCCGTGTTCGTGGATGTCGACGACGAGAGCGTGGCCTTCATCGTGGCGCTCACCAACCTCTACGAGGCGATCAAGGAGTTCGACGGCAAGCTGGGACCGGTGAAGCTCGCCAAGCTCCTGTGGCGGCTCAAGATCGCCGGCGTGGGCAGCACGCGCGTGCCGCTGATGGGCGTGAAGAAGAAGTTCCGCAATCATCCGCTGCTGGGCGCAGGGCTGGCGATGATCGCGATCGATCACCTGCGGCAGAACGGCAAGCGGCTGGGCAAGACCTCGGCCGAGCTGGGCTGGATTCTCGAAGACAACAAGGCGACCAACAACATCATCCGCTCGGTCGGCGGGGTGCACTACAAGACTCATCGCATCTACGAGAAGGTACTGGCGGGGTGA
- a CDS encoding metallophosphoesterase family protein, which translates to MFTLAHLSDPHLPMPQARVLDLLGKRATGYYNWWRNRVQLHRPEALAGIVVDIKAQKPDHIALTGDLVNISLPDEFARASTWLEGLGAPEQVTVIPGNHDVYVATLWREGLGRWGAYMAGDGQPPATDFGVFPTLRRRGPVALVGLNSGLPKPPLLATGTLGEAQIAAAEKLLGELGREGLCRVVMIHHPPLTTESRFKRLTDAAAFQAMIRRVGCEIVLHGHNHRSEVARIAGPQGAVPVVGVTSASAAPGSKYGRARYHLIGIEREAAGWRITVDIRALKVDVTGCEPDGRLVFNSGLPAALAA; encoded by the coding sequence ATGTTCACCCTCGCGCATCTGTCCGACCCGCATCTGCCGATGCCGCAGGCGCGCGTCCTCGATCTCCTCGGCAAGCGCGCCACCGGCTATTACAACTGGTGGCGCAATCGCGTTCAGCTCCATCGCCCCGAGGCGCTGGCCGGCATCGTGGTCGACATCAAGGCGCAGAAGCCCGATCACATCGCGCTGACCGGCGACCTCGTGAACATCTCGCTGCCTGACGAATTCGCCCGCGCCTCGACGTGGCTCGAAGGGCTCGGCGCGCCCGAGCAGGTCACGGTCATTCCCGGCAACCATGACGTCTATGTCGCCACCCTGTGGCGCGAGGGGCTGGGCCGCTGGGGCGCCTACATGGCGGGCGACGGCCAGCCGCCGGCCACCGACTTCGGGGTCTTCCCGACCCTGCGCCGGCGCGGCCCGGTCGCGCTGGTGGGGCTGAACAGCGGCCTGCCGAAGCCGCCGCTGCTGGCGACCGGTACGCTGGGCGAGGCGCAGATCGCCGCCGCGGAGAAGCTGCTGGGCGAACTCGGACGCGAGGGGCTTTGTCGCGTCGTGATGATCCATCATCCGCCGCTCACCACCGAATCGCGCTTCAAGCGCCTGACCGATGCCGCCGCTTTCCAGGCGATGATCCGTCGCGTCGGCTGCGAGATCGTGCTGCACGGACACAACCATCGCAGCGAGGTCGCTCGTATCGCGGGGCCGCAGGGCGCGGTGCCGGTGGTCGGCGTCACTTCCGCGTCGGCGGCGCCCGGCAGCAAGTACGGCCGTGCGCGCTATCACCTGATCGGCATCGAGCGCGAGGCTGCGGGTTGGCGCATCACCGTCGACATCCGCGCCCTCAAGGTCGATGTGACGGGCTGCGAGCCCGACGGCAGGCTCGTGTTCAACAGCGGCCTGCCGGCCGCCCTGGCAGCGTGA
- a CDS encoding aspartate aminotransferase family protein, which produces MITAVMPTYGRKDVVFERGEGNYLYAVDGRRYLDFTSGIAVNALGHCHPHLVKALTEQGSKLWHTSNLFRVGNGEKLAKRLVENSFADTMFFCNSGAEAIEGGIKLIRKYQFMNGQPQRYKIIAFQAAFHGRLLNALAATGNEKYLEGFGPPAPGYRHAPLNNTNVVRDMVDDETAGILVEPIQGEGGIRATTTQFLKDLRAICDEFGLLLFYDEIHTGFGRTGKMWGYDWSGVKPDVAAIAKGMGGGFPIGAFMATEKAAVGMVPGTHGSTYGGNPLATGVANAVLDVLLEKGFIDGVRERGEYLKGKLEELCRKHPTVFVEQRGMGFLQGLQCAPSVPVGDMVNKLQSLGLLVPPAGENVVRVFPALIADKATLDEGIAILGQAAESFEAASRAAE; this is translated from the coding sequence GTGATTACGGCTGTTATGCCGACGTACGGTCGCAAGGACGTCGTGTTCGAACGCGGAGAGGGCAACTATCTCTACGCGGTGGACGGCCGACGTTACTTGGACTTTACCTCCGGTATCGCCGTGAACGCGCTGGGCCATTGCCATCCGCATCTGGTCAAGGCGCTCACCGAGCAGGGCTCGAAGCTCTGGCACACGTCGAACCTGTTCCGGGTCGGCAATGGCGAGAAGCTGGCCAAGCGGCTGGTCGAGAATTCGTTCGCCGACACGATGTTCTTCTGCAATTCCGGCGCGGAAGCCATCGAGGGCGGCATCAAGCTGATCCGCAAGTATCAGTTCATGAACGGCCAGCCCCAGCGGTACAAGATTATCGCCTTCCAGGCGGCGTTCCACGGCCGCCTGCTGAACGCCCTCGCCGCGACCGGCAACGAGAAGTATCTTGAAGGCTTCGGCCCGCCGGCCCCCGGCTACCGCCACGCGCCGCTCAACAACACCAACGTCGTGCGCGACATGGTGGACGACGAGACCGCCGGCATCCTGGTGGAGCCGATCCAGGGCGAAGGCGGTATCCGCGCCACCACCACGCAGTTCCTAAAGGACCTGCGCGCGATCTGCGACGAGTTCGGCCTGCTGCTGTTCTACGACGAGATCCACACGGGCTTCGGCCGGACCGGCAAGATGTGGGGCTACGACTGGTCGGGCGTGAAGCCCGACGTCGCGGCGATCGCCAAGGGCATGGGCGGCGGCTTCCCGATCGGTGCCTTCATGGCGACCGAGAAGGCGGCGGTCGGCATGGTCCCCGGCACGCACGGCTCGACCTATGGCGGCAATCCGCTGGCCACCGGCGTGGCCAATGCGGTGCTCGACGTCCTGCTCGAGAAGGGCTTCATCGACGGCGTGCGCGAGCGCGGCGAATACCTGAAGGGCAAGCTCGAGGAACTCTGCCGGAAGCACCCCACGGTGTTCGTCGAGCAGCGTGGCATGGGCTTCCTGCAGGGCCTTCAGTGCGCCCCGTCGGTCCCCGTGGGCGACATGGTGAACAAGCTGCAGTCGCTGGGCCTTCTGGTCCCGCCGGCCGGCGAGAACGTGGTCCGGGTCTTCCCGGCCCTGATTGCCGACAAGGCGACGCTCGACGAGGGTATTGCCATCCTCGGCCAGGCCGCGGAGTCGTTCGAGGCTGCGTCCAGGGCCGCCGAGTAG
- a CDS encoding MFS transporter translates to MTAPAPSQPPQRPPSAFAPLANRSFLAMWIANLMSNVGGWMQTTGAAWEMTSLTQEPIFVALLAAAGTLPMFLFCFFAGILADRFDRRRYIICCQIWMMAVAATMAVLAYFGLLNHWNLLALSFCMGLGNAMNAPAWHAVVPEIVSGPLLRPAIALNSAGFNLARTIGPVIGQLLLSLVGVFLLFAINAFTYVGVILAMRAWKRPAEARAAQRRESLGEAARAGIAFVRGSAEMRAIFARGVCFFVPGMAMGTLLPVIGRFELGLDEFEFGILYGVFGIGAVAAAFTMPMVNRLLGPERATIWAMGISAAATMMAALVMTPVVVGIAVTITGGCWITVIANNSASVQMILPNYMRARGMAVHQMVFFGALVLGSLLWGKVANFFDVRTALVASAATLVPFTVLAASIKIHGASTPRV, encoded by the coding sequence GTGACGGCACCGGCGCCTTCGCAGCCGCCCCAAAGGCCGCCATCTGCTTTCGCGCCGCTCGCCAACCGGTCGTTCCTGGCGATGTGGATCGCCAATCTGATGTCCAATGTCGGCGGCTGGATGCAGACCACGGGCGCCGCCTGGGAGATGACCAGCCTGACGCAGGAGCCGATCTTCGTGGCCCTCCTGGCGGCGGCCGGCACGCTGCCGATGTTCCTGTTCTGCTTCTTCGCCGGCATCCTGGCCGACCGCTTCGACCGCCGGCGCTACATCATCTGCTGCCAGATCTGGATGATGGCCGTGGCCGCAACGATGGCCGTCCTGGCCTATTTCGGCCTGCTCAACCACTGGAACCTGCTGGCGCTGTCGTTCTGCATGGGGCTGGGCAATGCGATGAACGCCCCGGCCTGGCATGCCGTGGTGCCGGAAATCGTCTCCGGTCCGCTGCTGCGGCCCGCCATTGCCTTGAACAGCGCGGGCTTCAACCTCGCGCGTACGATCGGCCCTGTGATCGGCCAGTTGCTGCTCAGCCTGGTCGGAGTCTTCCTCCTCTTCGCCATCAATGCCTTCACGTATGTGGGCGTCATTCTCGCGATGCGGGCCTGGAAGCGGCCGGCCGAGGCGCGCGCCGCCCAGCGCCGGGAATCCCTGGGTGAAGCGGCCCGGGCCGGCATCGCCTTCGTGCGCGGCTCGGCCGAAATGCGGGCGATCTTCGCCCGCGGTGTCTGCTTCTTCGTTCCGGGCATGGCGATGGGCACCTTGCTCCCGGTGATCGGCCGCTTCGAACTGGGCCTCGACGAATTCGAGTTCGGCATCCTCTACGGCGTGTTCGGCATCGGCGCCGTGGCCGCCGCGTTCACCATGCCCATGGTCAATCGCCTGCTCGGGCCCGAACGCGCGACCATCTGGGCCATGGGCATCTCGGCCGCCGCCACGATGATGGCGGCACTGGTCATGACGCCCGTCGTGGTGGGCATCGCCGTCACCATCACGGGGGGCTGCTGGATCACCGTCATCGCCAACAACAGCGCGTCGGTGCAGATGATCCTGCCCAACTACATGCGCGCGCGCGGCATGGCGGTCCATCAGATGGTCTTCTTCGGCGCGCTGGTGCTGGGATCGCTGCTGTGGGGGAAGGTCGCCAACTTCTTCGATGTCCGCACGGCCCTCGTCGCCTCGGCCGCGACGCTCGTGCCGTTCACCGTGCTCGCCGCCTCGATCAAGATCCATGGGGCGTCGACGCCGCGCGTCTGA
- a CDS encoding fatty acyl-AMP ligase — protein sequence MKLLPTRNSTLALHRAGFASVPAMLDYAAKGETGVTFYNAKGEQLSALAWREIRDRAHVAARKLIGAGFARGERILITADTWPGFFEAFFGAQYAGLLPVPVSIPVGIGGKDAYLDQLRRQFAASGAVAAVGLDDLAGYLADAADEFPAVRLHGGMDVLHALPEKPVDLRPLGADDLCYIQFSSGSTRQPHGVQITQRALMANLAGMVGPAGLGVVEGDRAVSWLPLYHDMGLIGFLMAPLSTQISIDYLTPRDFARRPMQWLNLISRNRGTISYSPSFGYDLAVRRGAAQVPPDLDLRSWRHAGIGGDMVRADVLERFAATFEPFGFNRKAFIPSYGMAEVCLAITFCPHDTGVRTDTVERTALAEAQRAVPAADPADDHKARRFVICGRVLPGHRIEVRDPEGGVLPDRAVGRIFVSGPSIMPGYFGEPEASREVLSDGWLDTGDLGYMLDGEIVVTGRAKDLIIVNGRNVWPQDIEWAIEARRVVKNGDAAAFSIDTGGGERVVVAVLARVSGDEARSDLARDVAGAVREAIAVDCDVALVPPTLGLPTTSSGKLSRARTKANYLAGLYAPKPAAA from the coding sequence ATGAAATTGCTGCCCACCCGCAATTCCACGCTCGCTCTGCACCGCGCCGGCTTCGCCTCCGTGCCCGCGATGCTCGACTACGCGGCGAAGGGCGAGACCGGGGTGACCTTTTATAATGCCAAGGGCGAGCAGCTTTCGGCCTTGGCGTGGCGCGAAATCCGCGACCGGGCGCACGTCGCCGCGCGCAAGCTCATCGGCGCGGGGTTCGCGCGGGGCGAGCGCATCCTGATCACGGCCGATACCTGGCCGGGCTTCTTCGAGGCCTTCTTCGGCGCGCAGTATGCCGGTCTGCTGCCCGTGCCCGTCTCCATTCCGGTCGGAATCGGCGGCAAGGACGCCTATCTCGACCAGCTTCGCCGTCAGTTCGCCGCGTCCGGGGCTGTCGCCGCGGTCGGCCTCGACGATCTGGCTGGCTATCTCGCGGATGCCGCCGACGAGTTCCCGGCGGTGCGCCTCCATGGCGGGATGGACGTTCTCCACGCGCTGCCGGAAAAGCCGGTCGACCTGCGGCCGCTCGGCGCCGACGATCTCTGCTACATCCAGTTCTCCTCCGGCAGCACCCGCCAACCGCACGGCGTTCAGATTACCCAGCGGGCGCTGATGGCCAATCTCGCCGGCATGGTCGGGCCGGCCGGCCTCGGCGTCGTCGAAGGCGACCGCGCGGTGAGCTGGCTGCCGCTCTATCACGACATGGGCCTGATCGGCTTCCTGATGGCGCCGCTCTCGACCCAGATCTCCATCGACTATCTGACGCCGCGCGACTTCGCGCGCCGGCCGATGCAGTGGCTGAACCTGATCTCGCGCAACCGCGGCACGATCTCCTACAGCCCGAGCTTCGGCTACGATCTCGCGGTCCGGCGGGGTGCCGCCCAGGTGCCGCCCGACCTCGACCTCCGCAGCTGGCGACACGCCGGCATCGGCGGCGACATGGTGCGGGCCGACGTGCTGGAGCGCTTCGCCGCGACGTTCGAGCCGTTCGGCTTCAATCGCAAGGCGTTCATCCCGAGCTACGGAATGGCCGAGGTCTGTCTCGCCATCACCTTCTGTCCGCACGATACGGGCGTGCGCACCGACACCGTCGAGCGCACGGCGCTGGCCGAGGCGCAGCGCGCGGTGCCGGCGGCCGATCCGGCCGACGATCACAAGGCGCGCCGGTTCGTGATCTGCGGCCGCGTCCTGCCGGGCCACAGGATTGAAGTGCGCGATCCCGAGGGCGGGGTGCTGCCCGACCGCGCGGTGGGCCGAATCTTCGTGTCGGGGCCCAGCATCATGCCCGGCTATTTCGGCGAACCCGAAGCCAGCCGCGAGGTTCTGTCCGACGGTTGGCTGGATACCGGCGACCTCGGCTACATGCTGGACGGCGAGATCGTCGTCACCGGCCGCGCCAAGGACCTGATCATCGTCAACGGCCGCAACGTCTGGCCGCAGGACATCGAATGGGCGATCGAGGCCCGGCGCGTGGTGAAAAACGGCGACGCGGCGGCCTTCTCGATCGATACCGGCGGGGGCGAGCGCGTGGTGGTGGCCGTGCTGGCGCGCGTTTCCGGCGACGAGGCGCGGAGCGACCTGGCGCGCGACGTGGCGGGCGCGGTGCGCGAGGCGATCGCGGTCGACTGCGACGTGGCATTGGTGCCACCGACCCTGGGCCTGCCGACCACCTCGTCCGGCAAGCTGTCGCGCGCCCGGACCAAGGCCAACTACCTCGCCGGCCTGTATGCGCCGAAGCCTGCGGCGGCCTGA